GCCTTATAAACTATGCCACATTTTAAGTTAAGAACCATATGGGTGACAGTCTATATTTTCACTTCATGTTAAAACTCATTCAAAGATCATTTTTGTATATTTCTAATATGGGAGAGATAcagaataaaatgttaaaattaaaaatatacctTAGAAACATCAAATGGCCGCGTTAGCATGTTGGAAGACATGTCGGCCACAAGAGGAACATCTTTTGTGTTTGGGATGAAAGGAAACTCCACTCCTGCAACAATGGCAATAAATTAATGCTATTTACAATTATCTAACTTTAATGTATGTTCTTCTTTTAGTTCCTATGAATGGTTTTGTAATATGCTTACATAATTCATATTACTTGCATTATtcagtatttttaaaaagaaaataccgAAACTTATTtctaaaattatatgaaatactgAGATAGAACAAACCATGAACAGTCTCGTTGGCACAATAATAGACGTATGAAGCATCAGGACTGAGATTCCATGTACTTTGATCAGGAATATCCGTATAACTGTCAGTTTTAGGCAAAACCATATTGATTTTCCCGTATTTGGTTGCTTCCTTTGCTGCCTTTGCTGACCATGaacctaaaaaaattatttcacatttcaTTGATATTGcattagttgtaataatattctaCAGCTAAAAGAACAtccttaattaaataatattatatgtttAGTATATGGTATAACacacatattattactattattttagccTTTTTTTCCAATTTGATTTAAGCACCCTTTTAAGGAAAAATCCCTATTtacggaaaaaaaaagtaatccctcagagattcgttaaaaaaGAGTTCTAATATATTTCAATTAGTCTTACCTGTTACTATATAGTCTGCACTGCCTGTTCGAGAGATGAGATTTAATGGTACAGCAGCAAACTGTCCTGTGCCACCGCCTTGCATAAACAGGATCTTGTAATTTTCTGGAATGTCTCTAGAATTTCccgataataaataattatatataacacCCACATTTGCAAACTAAAGTTATTAAGTACAAAAGTAGGATAACATAAGGTAAAATGAGATAAGAAATGTTTGGATACATGCAAAGAATAGTATAAATTGAACATGTCAATAAAAAGAACTAACATGATGGCATCCTGAGGCTATAGTAAAACATTTCTATGTTTGCCATCACTGGTTCCGTTGTGGGCAACTTAAGCACCTTAAACACATGCAAAACATTGAGTTTTCTTCTTAAAAACACTAATATTTGTGATAACATTACGTacttaaacttaaaaaataatcaaataatacaTACCcaattaaactttaaaaataatcaaGTAACACACACCCAAATTCTATGCTTtattaatttcacaatttttaatacaagaacattcaaattatttctatttataatccaaccatttttaaattttcaatattttcttggtAGACATTCTGTATTAATTAAGTTGGTTTCAATATGTACAATATGTATAAATGAAACAGCCGTTTAATTTAAATGGATATATAGTcctaccatcggatctgtgccctcgtaaaatatgcgaactgaaccttaattccttttcagcctctgcaattcatttctccccctgcattcctatctctctcttttctatgcccctctctttctctcccccactactcacaattttgagccttcttgcgggacagtttatttgcacttgcagtccagtgttgtcaactcaacatgaatactgtagcacggagtggtgaaagaaatattattaagcaagtaatagcattttacataagtcaatcagcgtcattagaactacttaaattaaattatgaataagcaatattcaagagacatgatactgtttgacggaagtttggcaacatccctattcagcaaggttcgtggtctggtgtttgacgtagtgggagagaaacgggtggaatggtgtgagtagaggcgttaacttttccaagaacgacgacagcgctgaaggggcatagatacgatggtccgacaatagtgaGCAATAATATTGTATGTCTttcaccttgttaacatgtttcggcctgctattggccatcatcagaactggttttccaaagtgatatagtgttaaaagttgtacaaTCAAGATGTACAATAACACTGATTAACTGGTCAACACATTTTAGGATTTCACTGTGTCTTTGGGATAAGTTGAAACCTTCTTTTTCTTTCAGTACCTTCCTAAGTATAAGCTATTGAATATTCCAGAaaatttcaaattgttatttttatagtgATCGATTTACATATTCAAGCAACACAGATGATCAACTTATAGAGAATTTCGCTGGTTCCATAACAATGCCAATAACCAATACAGTTGATCATATTATAGGGGTAGTCGAATTCACAGATTTACTCAGTAACTCTGTATGTATTATTATAGTACAAGTTTCACCACTATATCTTTGGAAACAAAGAATAAAGCCACAGAAGTGTTCTGTCAAAGGAGTAACGTACAGAATTTCCTGTGTGGACAGAACTTCTAAACTTGAATCTGGATCAAAattttagaaacaaaaaatgtttctgtAGGTTGAGAATGTAAAGGACACCTGAGAGACACTTCGATATAAGGAACAATTTGTTTACACCACAAAACTTATTCGAAAATAACTCATCTCATTTTAATACTACCAATTTTGTCAGATTGATAGATCGaaagagaaaatatttaatttttactgaaaaaaaaaatgaacggcTTCCTGAAACAATTAATTGCATTCGATGTAtacgatatataggcctaccaattacCATTTTTGGTGCAGTGGCAATAcaagcatttttaattatttgagaAGTCAGAACTTAATCAAGATGGGCAACCTTTCCTTTTTTGTATCCGATTCCactgaaaatattaacatagtaCATTATAAGTCAAAGcacatatttctaatattaaatattagtagGCCTGCTGGCTGTCACACGATTCAATTTCCATTTATTCAGCagagacgcaaaaaaaaaaaaaaacactagataAAATCTCTGAAGATAAAACGTAATAAAACTTCAactgattaaaatatatatacatagcaATGATAGGGAAACTGTGAAGAAATCAAAAAGGAAAAGCTGTGAAATAAATGGCAATGAATatagtataagcacagtctagtatatacagtcacgaagcttgagttgttgagggtactaggaacaacagactgttccggtactattttgcattgtctgtgatgaggcgatagtagcattcctagtggtcagcaactatctatggatgtatatttactacgtattgagcttcgtgactgtatatatattagTCTGTGGTATAAGTAAAATGGGTTGGAAACGTTTTGAAACAAGTTTCAGCTGCATTTGAAACATCTGTGTGGAGTCTGGAGAAGGCTAGAAAGATGGGTACTATTCCAAGTCCTCCTACTGACATTGTCTTTAGTAAAGTGAGTTCTACACCACCACTTTTCTCAATATAGTAACCATCACTATTAGACTCTTAACTCTCCACTTGTATTTTGAATGGGTCATTACAATCAATATACTTACAGAAGTTCTCTAACTGTTTGCTGTGCTCCATCATTGATGCGGGCATAATCTGCAGAACGGTGACTCATTTCCATGACACTGATGTTGGTTGTTCCATAATGTACCACTTCTCTCTGTACATCTTGCATAACCTTAAGCAACACAACACAGGTagcgtaaatattaatatttagtaaaATGTAAAGCTTACAACTTCACAATACCGGTAGCTTCAGATTCTTCCACGATCATGAACTAACATTACAAACTATCTACTGTTGCTGCTCACATAAACGTCAACAACAGTAGAAAGGCAAAGAGGTTTAGAATTTCCTTTCTTAGTTTAGGTAAGTAAGTAACGTTTTCACTCCTTATATTTAATCATATTCTAAATTAAGAGTTTGTGGTTTGACAAATAACCAATACTGTACTGTCTCCATAACTAATATGTGGATGCATGCCAGCCAATATAGCTAAAGCTGCTTTTTTCCGAGCAGgacataataatatatcattCGTTATACAACAGGATGGTTCaggagaaatagtaaatattttaggggttgTAGTATGAACTATTCTGAGTAGAAAAGTTCAAATTAACATATTTGTCCAATTTTCATTAgctgtggagatacagctgtttgaatattACGCATAACAAGCCTTATCAAGTTAGGTAGACGGAATTTGTATCAAAAGACAGGTTagtataaagtaaaaataaaaatagtattataaCTTTTCtacaataaatacagtaataaaaatattaatattataatattacaaagtGATGTCTTATTTCAGGATAAATGTTCAATTTGTGTAAACAAATACCTCaaactaataattattttgaagggAGGAAAATGTCTGTAACAGTAGCTGTATTTCAAATTTTCCGCTTCAATCATGTCCCAGACTATTTACTCATCCCTATTAATCTTGCATCCCGTTATCTGTTTACTTTAAAGACACGCCCGAGAGTGTAAGGATTAAGCAACTTTAATTGAGTAATCAAATGATAATTATTCTGATAAACAAAGTCATCTGCGAAGCACGCCTATGTCAGTACTGAAAATGGAAGGAAATGGTATGTCCTACCAGTAATTTTCATGCTTATACGTTTTATAAAAGCATGAACAGTGGAGTAAGAAGAAAAAATCTGTGCAGACATTAAGCATTGCAATCTTTAAAGTTACTGGTTCTGGTACAGATAGTAAGCTATATTCATGAAGTTTTTTCAAGTTTTTAATCTGAGGTTTTATTCCTCCATGTTTCAAGTTTCGTTTCAAAATTTATGATAGTAGTGTTGCAGTAAGAATCCAGGATTCATTACCTCCGAACTTCAGACAGATCATTGGGTTACaagtaaaacacattaagtcaaaaatattacctctgagaaaaaggtgttttgaaagctcttaacaaaactgaatcctcaaaatattatttttaataagttgtttctctttatgtgtatttcattttccaattctaagtttatacacatacattatgtatattagatacgcctttttctcagaaataatatttttgacttaatgtgttttgcttgtaaaccaatAAGATGTTCTCTAATAGTACTGCAGCAAGACTACAAATACAGCAATATATTTTGATGTCCCAAAAGTTACATTTTTCCGTaactttaaggggaggcagaggtgaaattttcgaacaaaactgaagaaaaaatgacaatttggttttttccatttttattatctttattgtcatattccgatgttagtttttgatattgtgccctttaaaagtatgaaattaaaaccaagataactgtattactatattattcccataataaactaatacttattattatttatatatcttctctgaacatataaataaaaagaaatattgaaaatttcttacaatatggtgcatggagcattttatatcaaatgatataaagttttataaaattattaatatttgcagaactattgtacttagaaagttgaaacttggtatgtccattactaataacatacttggAATCCATGATCAATTTGAagcaaatcggataaattttgtggattttgaaatattcacctctgcctccccttaacatCTTTTCGTAACAAATCCAATTTACCAGAtggaattattttatatttaaatttttatttttgctctTAGTTTTTcatgcatagtgttctgcccaaaagcaggtctttcactgcaaacccagcattttccagtctttcctagtttccgccttcctcttagtcaccgcatatgatccacgtatcttaatgttgtctatcatcttatatcttcttctgcctctaatttttcttccattagccattccttccagtgcatccttcagaaggcagctttttcttagccaatgacccagccaatgttttttctcttcctgatcagtttcggcattattctttcttctccaGCTCTTTTTAGCACAGTTTCACTTCtaattctgtctgcccatttcataCACTCTATTTTTAAATTctcataatttattgtattctaaaACTGACATTAATCTACATTATACATAGAAGATGCGATTTGGATGTGTCTACTTGCTAATGTAGCTATCCAGGAAGGAAGGGTAATAGGTTCGTCATAACGTCCATTATTTTAAAGGGTCCTTTTTAATATGTTTCCAATGCAATTAAATAAAAGCAAAGACTAAAATGTTAACAATCCAGCCGATTGATTTCTGAGTACCGGCATTTTAATTATCTTCCAAGGGGGCTAGGTGGAATAGCAAATAACAAGTTGGTGTTCCTATGATAATGCTTtgcacttctattattattattattattattattattattattattattattattattattattattattattattaaaactgttctatGATAATTTAAACACccccattattttgtattaaatgaaaacatattaagtttaatttttaaatcgTTACTAAATTTCATATTACTAAGTtttattcaaatgtaaattacattCTACTCTACACCCTTGGCCAAGGGCCGCACCAAAGTAATGTGAGGAAAAGGGGTGCCCATATTCAAACGAATTGAGAGACAGGGAACGCTCCtcaacagatttattttcagtttgaaagaagcagaaatattggcgatagtatttttttttaattattacttgaAGATGAATTttatgatgaagaaattttactttaataataGCCAATTATCCCACTTCCTACGGACTTGTCCCCTTTCCCAACATGAAAGTAACTTAATAAAATTCAACACCGTCTTcacttaattttctttttcctctccaATCGTTCTACATCACTCCTGTAGAACATTTTACATAACATGatagaaatattttcattctatTAATACTGGAAAATCAGCCTGGTTACATGACAATGTTTAGTCGATTTAAACGAAGATTTAAACTCTCCGCTGTAACCTTGGCAACCCAATGTAGCGTTACCTCGGACATGAACCGATGGAATGGGTAAACAAGACACGCAAGATGGACGAGAGATGAGAGTGAAACCCGTGTGATCCTCCCAACAGAGGGCACGTGAATGACGCATGGCTAAGGTTTCTCTACCGATAGTCATAATCTCTTATCTAAAACAAAGGAACAAGCGTTCATTGCCAGtaaatttttttataaagttTTCTATAACGTTTATCActcaatttataatattatacttttataaatatatttacctcCTCTGGAAGTTTTGCCGGTCCGGCTCCGAAGTTAATCACAGAAGACGTAGAGTTCAcagccattttattttatttaaaagttgcTATAGGAACGAGAAATTCTGTGTAAAAGTACCGACAGAGGCACAGATAGAAAGAAGGATCCCACAACTTCCCGTTCAACTTCTCTACAGAGACAGACGCCTAGCAGAAAAATATCACTTAATTAATACCGCTTGACGCAAAGCGAATGACGTTCAACCTGTTTGCCAGCTTATGCGATTGGTTGGATTACATGGGAAGCGCGAATTACGAAACTGCGGCAAGGAATTGCAGCATCCTTTACAATTTTGTCAACATCTCAAGAACCGACTGATTCGAAACGAAGTAATTTTTTTCAAGTTGGAAACTAGCAAGACAGGATTGAATCAAGAATATGGGTCCCCAGCGAAAGTAATAATTGGGCCTCAtgcgtaaaaaataaaaaataataataatagcaacaacaataataagaagGTCCGCCGAGGTAGCTTTGtgatagcgcgtctgcctccagactagccggcccaggttcgattcccggcggagtcagaaattttcatgtaaaatttctatctcgggagtaagagagatggcagtgcacaacttctaatcacatCACTAAATTGTGTCCCAATAtgactgggttaaatcccaaatctctccgcattgcatatgaagagaagacatatgcTACTGTGGATAGTGATCGTCCGTAGgctggggacgttaagcctggcggtccccttggtgctattcgacagaagttacgtgccggcaccggtttccccttctcccgtcctcaccttcatcatcatcctcacccattccctacactacacttacacatacactcagcctagtacacgacataactcttcacagatacacatcatgcataacatggcccgccgaagtggtgtggaacttgaaaatgggtcacagtcctaccatctatccgcagtttgcgcaagtgaagtgggttggcattagacacacacacacacacacacacacacacacaataataagaattttaaatATCAGGAAGCAttagacacacatacacacaataataagaattttaaatATCAGGAAGCAGTCTAATGATATCTAAAGTGTATCTCCATTGGATATATTTGATTTAAAATAAAGACTCATCAAtatcttttattaaaattactatcTTATTGTGCATCATTCTCAGAAAAATTTATTCGTAGACAATGAATGTGAATAAAAtccatgcaatagttgcgacataATCTCTCTACATAGACAAACAGATAGACGGTATGCCCAAAACCACTTTTTGGAATCAGGAATGCTTAAAACGTAAATTTCCGCGAAAATCTTGAATTAGATTTCTGGTACATCAAATTTTACTTTTTGTACTTTCTATATTAGGAAAGTAAAGTTTCACATATGAACACAGAAAAGGTCCATCCCAGCTGTACATGGCATACAGAAACGAACtgctttaagttaaattttaactTCAAAATTGGTTCAGATATGACTAACGTGTCACCAAGTGTAACAGTCAACTTCTTCCCACATAAATATGTACCTGTAATCTTTAGAGTTAAGTTTCATCTTCGAAATCGACTCTACTACGTGATTCTTTTGGAGGTTGTGGGTTCATGCAAGAAAGCAGTGTTAAAACTCCGAAATGTTCTGCAATATTTGTTATGGACATAGCGTTTTTGGGGCTAGATTTCTCCAAGTGCAATGGTTTTCTCTGTGATTCTAGTTCTATTGTTCAattacgtattatttatttttattgagtaCTAAATTAATTACGTCTTCGGGAGTTTAAAACTAGAGGCTGGTTATTAGTTAGCGGACTCTGAGTTCGAACGCCGGTGTTGACTAAAGTAATACTGTACTTGTGATGAACGAGAATGGAGAGGAGTATTCCGAGGGTTTCTACATCTTTCttcattttaaaatgtcattCTATCAACAGCCTCTCATTCCCCTTACCTTTCTCGCATTTTATTTCACGCCGTGTAACACAAGGCGACCATAATAACACATGAAAATGACCAGCCAGACACTGTATCCTCTGTGCAATATTCATGATCAAGGAGAGAATCCATTCCTCAAACAGGATTTATCTGTAGATCTGGTGACCGTTAGATTTATCTTTGTGGTATATTCAAGGCTGCAAATAACACTCGTTGAACCTCATCCTTTCTCCAGAGGAGTTTGTGTGCACGGCAAACCGTATGGCCGTAGTGATTAGCTCCCCTCCTGAAAAACaagaatttaattacaaaaatggTTTAGTtgatttaaacattattttttcataaatatattacaattctGTAAAATAACCAGTGAAAAAATAGTTATCACGAATaggatgtccacacctgtggagtaacggtcaacgcgtctggccgcgaaactaggtgctcctcgttcgaatcccggttggggcaagttacctggttgaggtttttccggggttttccctcaacccaatacgagcaaatgctgggtaactttcggtgctggaccccggactcttttcaccgggtttatcaccttcatttcattcagacgctaaacaacctagatgttgatatagcgtcgtaaaataacccaataaaataaaaaaacgaagaGGACACATGCTTTCTCTGTTCTCATTATACATCTTACGCGTTTCGTAACTAACACATTGCGAGTAATATCATcgtgtttatagtttattttcttgaaatattgaaaaatcagTAATTTAATGTGAACTCAGTTAACaactgaactgcgaccgaacatgagcgctgctcattcggtctcaaattttgttaatacaactgtatctccttttttatattgtttgtattattttatttctatttatcttgtttgtttgtaattatattctctattatgtatatttaaaatttaaataaataaataaataaataaataaataaataaataaataaataaataaataaataaataaataaataaataaataacatgaactTTCGTCCTTTTGATTACACACAAGAGACATTctgtgtaataaaaattaagacctTTGACTTCACTTTCAAATTTTGCGGTTTAAATAGATATattacagtaattaatttaaaaaaatgcataaaatagtcaggcctatatgtatattgtaatcatttgtaatattattttatgtttactaaaatttacatttagaaataatatgaatgttaaaatatttaggcatttttcgcttcattcacttaataataaatgtgtttatgaAAAGATAGACTAATCCTATAACAATAAGAAGATCTTCAGTAATGGTAGGGACAAATTTATTTGGCCTGGGGACTTAAGACTCTCACAAAATTCGAAACGAAAAGTGGAAATATTTCTGCATAAggaaaaaaagtttgaatctatttTGAGTtcactgacatttttttttatttttgtttaaaataagaaCCTGTTTTTTAAGATAAAAACTGTTATATTTTTCAATTCCGGATAAATTGACTTCAAAATCCGCCCAATACTTCAGGTGAAATTACTGTATACAAGTAAAACGATAGACAAAAATAGGGCATACTCAAAATTGCTTTTCGGTGTCAggaatgccgaaaacgtttaattaaatgaaaatatcctTAGACCTATCGAGCTTTTGAATTATCACATTACTATCTTTAAtgagaaaacgaaataaaatcaTTATGTCTCCATTTCATGGACTCTCATTAACATGCAATTTCAAGCTATATTAAATAAAGATTTGTGTCCCTAGTTTATAACAGATCACGACTGTTTTCTTTGACATTTCTTTCAGTTCgcagagataataaaattataggtcACTCTCACAGAGTATATTCGGCAGCCCAAGGACCATTAATTGAGATTTTAAACTTTTGACGAgctaatgagaaagtatgtacgTACAAATGGTAAAATTATATCAAAGGAATCGGGAGTCTCTCGAAACAACAACTCAATCTTCACGTTTGTCACCACACATTTCTGTCGGAATTCGAACACAGGTTTCGAGTACAGAAAGATGTCGCTttattcaatataccgctctGAAGTATGATACTTGAAACAATTACGTATATCATCGCtgcacctccaaaatccgctatgtgtttttaaaaataatttgcaggagaaagaaaaatgcaCTGTCtctttaattcccttgattttcaaagctactttcggtataattccATCATTATTTTtctaatgattgaaattataccgaaggtagctttgaaaatcaaggaaatTAAAAGTGACAG
This sequence is a window from Periplaneta americana isolate PAMFEO1 chromosome 2, P.americana_PAMFEO1_priV1, whole genome shotgun sequence. Protein-coding genes within it:
- the LOC138694737 gene encoding probable phosphoserine aminotransferase isoform X1, with protein sequence MAVNSTSSVINFGAGPAKLPEEVMQDVQREVVHYGTTNISVMEMSHRSADYARINDGAQQTVRELLDIPENYKILFMQGGGTGQFAAVPLNLISRTGSADYIVTGSWSAKAAKEATKYGKINMVLPKTDSYTDIPDQSTWNLSPDASYVYYCANETVHGVEFPFIPNTKDVPLVADMSSNMLTRPFDVSKFGVIYAGAQKNIGPAGVTLVIIREDLLGKAAATCPIVLDYTIMAKDNSLHNTPPTFAIYVMGEVFKWIKKNGGVKGMQEKAIEKSNIIYNIIDTSNNFYYCPVKTAVRSRMNVPFRIGGANGNDDLEKEFLAGAQKLGMLQLKGHRSVGGIRASLYNAVTVDNVKALSVYMKDFYQTHKK